A single genomic interval of Sphingobium sp. EM0848 harbors:
- the phhA gene encoding phenylalanine 4-monooxygenase: protein MAKAQLALPEGAAADWTVPQDWTAYTAEEHAMWDRLFERQAAMLPGRVVPEFLEGLDILRMTRPGIPDFAELSERLMRRTGWQVVAVPGLVPDRVFFEHLANRRFVAGRFIRKPEQIDYLQEPDVFHDVFGHVPLLTHPAFADYMQAYGEGGLRADHMGAIDHLARLYWYTVEFGLMRREGALQLYGAGIVSSYGESVFALDDASPNRIGFDLKRLMRTEYRIDDYQQSYFVIDSFEDLLRKTSDVDFGPIYRKLEGTSDLAPDAVLPEDRVFHRGTQDYARAKLPC from the coding sequence ATGGCAAAGGCTCAACTGGCACTTCCCGAAGGCGCGGCTGCGGACTGGACAGTTCCGCAGGACTGGACCGCCTATACCGCGGAAGAACATGCGATGTGGGATCGGCTTTTCGAGCGGCAGGCAGCGATGCTGCCGGGGCGCGTCGTGCCGGAATTTCTCGAAGGACTGGACATATTGCGGATGACCCGACCCGGCATCCCTGACTTCGCCGAATTGTCGGAGCGGCTGATGCGACGCACCGGCTGGCAGGTGGTGGCGGTGCCCGGACTGGTCCCCGACCGGGTGTTTTTCGAACATCTCGCCAATCGGCGCTTCGTCGCCGGACGCTTCATCCGCAAGCCCGAACAGATCGATTACCTGCAGGAACCGGACGTCTTCCACGATGTCTTCGGCCATGTACCGCTGCTCACCCATCCGGCCTTTGCGGACTATATGCAGGCCTATGGCGAGGGTGGATTGCGCGCCGACCATATGGGGGCGATCGATCATCTGGCGCGGCTTTACTGGTACACGGTGGAGTTCGGACTGATGCGGCGCGAGGGCGCGTTGCAGCTTTACGGGGCGGGCATAGTCTCCTCCTATGGCGAGTCCGTTTTTGCGCTGGACGATGCCTCACCCAATCGGATCGGTTTCGATCTCAAGCGGTTGATGCGGACGGAATATCGCATCGATGACTATCAGCAGAGCTATTTCGTCATCGACAGTTTCGAGGATCTTTTGCGCAAGACTTCAGACGTGGATTTCGGCCCCATTTATCGGAAATTGGAAGGGACAAGCGATCTCGCGCCCGATGCGGTGTTGCCGGAGGATCGGGTCTTTCATCGCGGGACGCAGGATTATGCGCGAGCGAAACTGCCATGCTGA
- a CDS encoding DUF1214 domain-containing protein, whose amino-acid sequence MSDDSVINGEAWRAFCGELADLGDIILAPGNPATPLDRVEGFRYLTRLLRLGLEQHVEARDPSFPFFYQLSHTTGKIGADNPDNVYWNARISGEFDYRLTVKRGTMAYLSIVANAFRYHEDGTNKATGTLIDEDIEWGPDGVVEIIASTRPQPKNWLRLEPDASMIIVRQSYLDRTKEKPGEFRIERIGGPATPAPLDASALAAGLKETTAFVRGIVHTFIDWSKRFRGTPNIFPDIDQSMFQKGGGAKDIYYAHAYWKLAPDEAWVIEVTPPKCYYWNFQVDNWWMESLDYRFLAVTVNQSTARLEPDGRLIMVVAAEDPGFGNWLDTAGHGEGTALLRWAGATEHPLPSAKVVKLKDIRK is encoded by the coding sequence ATGAGCGACGATTCCGTGATCAACGGCGAAGCCTGGCGCGCTTTCTGCGGCGAACTGGCCGATCTGGGGGATATCATCCTTGCGCCCGGTAATCCCGCGACCCCGCTCGACCGCGTGGAGGGCTTTCGCTATCTGACACGATTGCTGCGTCTGGGACTGGAACAGCATGTTGAGGCGCGGGACCCCAGCTTTCCCTTCTTCTATCAACTGAGCCATACGACGGGGAAGATCGGCGCGGACAATCCTGACAATGTTTACTGGAATGCGCGCATCAGCGGCGAATTCGACTATCGCCTGACCGTGAAGCGCGGGACGATGGCCTATCTGTCGATTGTCGCGAACGCCTTCCGCTATCATGAGGACGGCACCAACAAGGCGACCGGCACGCTGATCGACGAGGACATCGAATGGGGTCCCGACGGCGTGGTGGAGATCATCGCCAGCACCAGGCCGCAACCGAAGAACTGGCTGCGGCTGGAACCGGATGCCAGCATGATCATCGTGCGGCAAAGCTATCTCGACCGGACCAAGGAAAAGCCCGGCGAGTTCAGGATAGAGCGCATCGGCGGACCGGCCACGCCCGCCCCGCTCGACGCATCGGCCCTGGCCGCCGGACTGAAGGAGACGACCGCCTTCGTGCGCGGGATTGTCCACACCTTCATCGACTGGTCGAAACGGTTCCGGGGAACGCCCAATATATTTCCCGACATCGATCAGTCGATGTTCCAGAAGGGGGGTGGGGCCAAGGACATATATTATGCGCATGCCTATTGGAAACTGGCGCCGGATGAGGCCTGGGTGATCGAAGTGACGCCGCCGAAATGCTACTACTGGAATTTCCAGGTCGATAATTGGTGGATGGAATCGCTCGACTACCGCTTCCTCGCCGTCACGGTGAACCAGAGCACCGCGCGGCTCGAGCCGGACGGCCGCCTCATCATGGTGGTCGCGGCGGAGGACCCGGGTTTCGGCAACTGGCTCGATACCGCCGGCCATGGCGAGGGCACGGCCCTGCTGCGCTGGGCCGGGGCGACCGAACATCCGCTGCCCTCCGCCAAAGTCGTCAAGCTGAAGGACATCCGGAAATAA
- a CDS encoding TetR/AcrR family transcriptional regulator, with amino-acid sequence MVEAAALFLRDGFERTSIDRIAANAHVSKQVIYALFQDKEDLFDKVVRSRLEQGRSDPQPQPEGSVRQILEAYAGDQFDGFVDPDNFGLFRANIVVARTFPALASELHEFRRRSGRNVADYLQTLADDGQIALLSSTATNLGTRLGGMTVEGSRFFLGHAQPTPTQRAAQARFAVALFLGGLRDLPVGEDAEPQPPYTPEPPQLAGTASMRLKPERFDLLCEAATDEFLDHGFETASLDRILAATGIGRSTVYRQFGDKLSLFRYVLHREIDAQWRELAVPDGDGPEDRLRRLCREVLDLHLEPRTIRMHHLLVQDCSIVPDLARRFYAMQIERLKQPFSRILEEASLAPPAPATLRACHTLATFAVRYIASPRLIDAEERATESGTAAGILLRGVGGG; translated from the coding sequence CAGGACAAGGAGGACCTGTTCGACAAGGTCGTCCGATCACGGCTGGAACAGGGAAGGTCCGATCCACAACCGCAACCGGAAGGGTCCGTCCGGCAAATATTGGAAGCCTATGCCGGCGACCAGTTCGACGGATTTGTCGACCCCGACAATTTCGGCCTGTTTCGCGCCAATATCGTGGTGGCGCGCACCTTTCCGGCGCTGGCGTCGGAACTGCATGAATTTCGGCGCCGCAGCGGCCGGAACGTGGCGGACTATCTCCAGACGCTGGCCGATGACGGCCAGATCGCGCTGCTGTCCAGCACTGCGACGAATCTGGGAACCCGGCTGGGCGGGATGACGGTGGAGGGGTCACGCTTCTTCCTTGGCCACGCCCAGCCGACTCCAACGCAACGGGCGGCGCAGGCCCGGTTCGCAGTGGCGCTGTTTCTGGGCGGGCTGCGCGATCTGCCCGTGGGGGAGGACGCGGAACCACAGCCCCCCTACACGCCCGAACCACCGCAACTGGCAGGCACGGCCTCCATGCGGCTGAAGCCCGAACGGTTCGATCTGCTCTGCGAAGCGGCCACCGACGAATTTCTGGATCATGGATTTGAAACGGCCAGCCTGGACCGGATCCTCGCGGCGACGGGGATCGGCCGATCGACCGTCTATCGGCAGTTTGGCGACAAGCTGAGCCTGTTCCGCTATGTGCTCCACCGGGAAATCGATGCCCAGTGGCGCGAACTGGCCGTGCCGGACGGCGACGGGCCGGAAGATCGGCTCCGTCGCCTGTGCCGCGAGGTTCTGGACCTGCATCTGGAACCCCGCACCATCCGGATGCACCATCTGCTGGTTCAGGATTGTTCCATCGTTCCGGACCTGGCGCGCCGTTTCTACGCCATGCAGATCGAACGTCTGAAACAGCCGTTCAGCCGGATATTGGAAGAGGCCAGCCTTGCTCCGCCCGCGCCCGCCACCTTGCGCGCATGCCACACGCTGGCGACCTTTGCGGTCCGCTATATCGCCTCTCCACGCCTGATCGATGCGGAGGAGCGCGCAACAGAATCCGGCACCGCCGCAGGGATCCTGTTGCGCGGGGTCGGCGGAGGCTGA